In Pseudovibrio brasiliensis, the following are encoded in one genomic region:
- a CDS encoding ABC transporter permease, giving the protein MSEQTLSDTAVEPAVEVKENSSYTAKPLTLMWWRFKKHKLALWSLGVIIALYLVAAFAGFLAPYDPFKHNRLHPFVPPQSIHFFSEDGTFQGPFVYGLKRQRDPNTARLSFEEDTSKINRIRFFVEGDKYNFWGFIPTKLHLFGVEGKRNRIYILGTDKLGRDLFSRLVYGARVTLSVGLIGVFFSFVIGITLGSLAGLIGGTVDTIIQRMAELVRSIPTIPLWLGLAAALPVNWDPILVYLLITVILALIGWTNLARVVRGHFMTIRNQDFVLAARLSGATKTRIVTRHMLPSMTSYVIAAISLAIPEMILGETALSFLGLGLRPPVISWGVLLQDAQNLRSIALAPWLLIPGVAIVVTILAFNFLGDGLRDAADPYQK; this is encoded by the coding sequence ATGTCAGAGCAAACTCTTAGCGATACCGCTGTTGAACCTGCTGTAGAGGTGAAGGAAAACTCCTCTTACACCGCCAAGCCGCTGACGTTGATGTGGTGGCGCTTCAAAAAACACAAACTGGCCTTGTGGTCTCTGGGTGTCATCATCGCGCTGTATCTGGTTGCCGCTTTTGCAGGCTTCCTGGCGCCGTATGACCCGTTCAAACACAACCGGCTGCACCCTTTCGTTCCACCACAGTCCATCCACTTTTTCAGTGAAGATGGCACATTCCAGGGCCCGTTTGTTTATGGTCTCAAGCGTCAGCGTGATCCGAACACTGCTCGTCTGTCTTTTGAGGAAGATACCAGCAAGATCAACCGCATCCGCTTCTTCGTGGAAGGTGATAAGTATAACTTCTGGGGCTTCATCCCAACCAAGCTGCATTTGTTTGGCGTAGAAGGAAAACGCAATCGCATCTATATCCTTGGCACAGACAAGCTTGGACGAGATCTGTTCTCCCGTCTGGTCTACGGCGCCCGTGTCACGCTCTCTGTCGGCCTCATCGGTGTGTTCTTCTCCTTCGTGATCGGCATTACGCTTGGCAGTCTTGCGGGTCTCATTGGCGGAACCGTCGATACCATCATCCAGCGCATGGCAGAGCTTGTCCGCTCTATCCCAACCATCCCACTCTGGCTTGGTCTGGCCGCTGCGCTGCCGGTGAACTGGGACCCGATCCTCGTCTATCTGCTCATTACAGTCATTCTGGCATTGATCGGCTGGACCAACCTGGCACGTGTTGTCCGCGGGCACTTCATGACCATCCGCAATCAGGACTTCGTGCTGGCGGCCCGTCTGTCCGGTGCAACCAAAACCCGCATCGTGACCCGGCACATGCTGCCATCCATGACATCCTATGTGATCGCAGCAATCTCTCTGGCGATCCCGGAAATGATCCTGGGCGAGACAGCACTGAGCTTCCTTGGCCTAGGCCTGCGTCCTCCGGTCATCAGTTGGGGTGTGTTGCTTCAGGATGCTCAGAACCTGCGCTCAATCGCACTGGCTCCGTGGCTCCTCATTCCAGGTGTAGCGATTGTTGTGACAATCCTTGCTTTCAACTTCCTTGGCGATGGCTTGCGTGATGCTGCCGATCCCTACCAAAAATAA
- a CDS encoding ABC transporter ATP-binding protein — protein MQDETILEINDLNICFEMREGTVNAVNGVTFSVKPGEVLGIVGESGSGKSLSARSIMNLLPRNATVTNGSVKFRKNDGEVVDILAEKRESRKMRELRGGHIGMIFQEPMTALSPVHSIGKQIMTTLNLHTDLSKKAQVERAADLLAMVQMPKPMEMLKKYPHQLSGGMRQRAMIAMALSCNPSLLLADEPTTALDVTTEAQILDLIMSLQDELNMAVIFITHNFGVVAEIADRVSVMYLGNAVETASVDDIFYHPKHPYTRALLQSIPRLDGQKRRRLQTIEGMVPDPFNLPTGCVFHTRCAEKMAGKCTSQIPELTHFENDQMARCHLHQA, from the coding sequence ATGCAGGATGAAACCATTCTCGAAATCAATGATCTCAATATCTGCTTTGAGATGCGTGAGGGAACCGTCAATGCCGTCAATGGCGTCACCTTCTCGGTAAAACCGGGCGAAGTGCTTGGCATAGTAGGTGAAAGTGGTAGCGGAAAATCTCTAAGCGCACGCTCCATTATGAACCTGCTGCCTCGCAACGCAACGGTCACCAACGGCTCCGTGAAGTTCCGCAAAAATGATGGCGAAGTTGTCGACATTCTTGCGGAGAAGCGCGAAAGCCGAAAGATGCGTGAACTGCGTGGCGGTCACATAGGCATGATTTTTCAGGAGCCGATGACAGCCCTCAGCCCGGTGCATTCCATCGGCAAGCAGATCATGACAACGCTCAACCTGCACACTGACCTTTCCAAAAAGGCACAGGTGGAACGGGCTGCAGATCTTCTGGCCATGGTGCAGATGCCAAAGCCAATGGAGATGCTGAAGAAGTACCCGCACCAGCTTTCCGGTGGCATGCGCCAGCGCGCCATGATTGCCATGGCTCTGTCCTGTAACCCAAGCCTGCTGCTGGCAGATGAGCCAACGACCGCGCTGGACGTGACCACAGAAGCGCAGATCCTCGATCTCATCATGTCCTTGCAGGATGAGCTGAACATGGCGGTGATCTTCATCACCCATAACTTCGGTGTGGTGGCAGAAATCGCAGATCGTGTCTCGGTTATGTACCTGGGCAATGCGGTGGAAACGGCCTCAGTGGATGACATCTTCTATCATCCAAAACATCCGTACACCCGTGCGCTATTGCAATCCATTCCGCGTCTGGATGGTCAAAAACGCCGCCGTCTGCAAACCATCGAAGGCATGGTGCCGGATCCGTTCAACCTGCCAACAGGCTGCGTGTTCCATACCCGCTGCGCTGAGAAAATGGCAGGCAAATGTACAAGCCAGATCCCTGAGTTGACGCATTTCGAAAACGATCAGATGGCCCGCTGTCATCTCCATCAGGCATAA
- a CDS encoding ABC transporter permease: MAGYIAHRLLWSIPTLIVITIATFVIIQLPPGDYVTAYIAELVETGEVIDAETAAHIRHEFGLDRPMYEQFLTWIGGILLHGDFGLSLDWKLPVSELIWDRIGLTLMISVLSLLMTWAIAIPIGVYSASRQYSFFDHLFTVLGFLGRGIPDFLLALVLMWMGFLYFNFHVGGLFSPEFENAPWSIAKFVDLLSHLWVPVLVLSTGGAAGLLRIMRANMLEELGKPYVETAYAQGLSERQVVWRYPVRVALNPFISTVGWALPALISGDVITAVVLNLPTTGPLLLRSLQNQDMYLAGGFILILSVFTIIGTLLSDILLVLTDPRIRHS, from the coding sequence ATGGCAGGTTATATTGCGCATCGCCTTTTGTGGTCGATCCCGACATTGATCGTTATTACGATTGCCACATTCGTTATCATTCAGCTTCCTCCTGGAGATTATGTAACGGCATACATTGCTGAACTGGTGGAAACTGGCGAAGTTATTGATGCGGAAACAGCTGCTCACATTCGTCATGAGTTTGGTCTGGATCGCCCAATGTACGAGCAGTTCCTGACCTGGATTGGCGGCATTCTGCTCCATGGTGACTTCGGACTGTCTCTTGACTGGAAACTCCCGGTTTCTGAACTGATCTGGGACCGCATCGGCCTCACACTGATGATCTCTGTGCTCTCATTGTTGATGACATGGGCGATCGCTATTCCGATCGGTGTCTATTCTGCGAGCCGTCAGTACTCTTTCTTTGATCACCTCTTCACGGTTCTCGGCTTCCTCGGACGCGGTATTCCGGACTTCCTGCTGGCCTTGGTGCTGATGTGGATGGGCTTCCTCTACTTCAATTTCCATGTCGGTGGCTTGTTCTCTCCGGAGTTTGAAAACGCCCCGTGGTCGATCGCCAAGTTTGTTGATTTGCTCTCCCACCTCTGGGTGCCGGTTCTGGTGCTCTCCACCGGTGGTGCGGCTGGTCTGCTGCGTATCATGCGCGCCAACATGCTTGAAGAACTCGGCAAACCTTACGTTGAAACTGCCTATGCGCAGGGCCTGAGCGAGCGACAGGTTGTCTGGCGCTATCCGGTTCGCGTTGCGCTCAATCCGTTCATCTCAACCGTTGGCTGGGCACTGCCAGCACTCATTTCCGGTGATGTGATCACCGCAGTGGTGCTGAACCTGCCGACAACCGGTCCACTTCTTCTGCGCTCTTTGCAGAACCAGGACATGTATCTGGCCGGTGGCTTCATTCTCATACTTAGCGTCTTCACCATCATTGGCACGTTGCTTTCAGACATCCTGCTGGTGCTGACCGATCCACGCATTCGTCATTCGTGA